A genomic region of Macaca mulatta isolate MMU2019108-1 chromosome 5, T2T-MMU8v2.0, whole genome shotgun sequence contains the following coding sequences:
- the DDIT4L gene encoding DNA damage-inducible transcript 4-like protein: protein MVATGSLSSKNPASISELLDCGYHPESLLSDFDYWDYVVPEPNLNEVIFEESTCQNLVKMLENCLSKSKQTKLGCSKVLVPEKLTQRIAQDVLRLSSTEPCGLRGCVMHVNLEIENVCKKLDRIVCDSSVVPTFELTLVFKQENCSWTSFRDFFFSRGRFSSGFRRTLILSSGFRLVKKKLYSLIGTTVIEGS, encoded by the exons ATGGTTGCAACTGGCAGTTTGAGCAGTAAGAACCCGGCCAGCATTTCAGAATTgctggactgtggctatcaccCAGAGAGCCTGCTAAGTG ATTTTGACTACTGGGATTATGTTGTTCCTGAACCCAACCTCAACGAGGTAATATTTGAGGAATCAACTTGCCAGAATTTGGTTAAAATGCTGGAGAACTGTCTGTCCAAATCAAAGCAAACTAAACTTGGTTGCTCAAAGGTCCTTGTCCCTGAGAAACTGACCCAGAGAATTGCTCAAGATGTCCTGCGGCTTTCCTCAACAGAGCCCTGTGGCTTGCGAGGTTGTGTTATGCACGTGAACTTGGAAAttgaaaatgtatgtaaaaagCTGGATAGGATTGTGTGTGATTCTAGCGTGGTGCCTACTTTTGAGCTTACACTTGTGTttaagcaggagaactgctcatGGACTAGCTTCAGGGACTTTTTCTTTAGTAGGGGTCGCTTCTCATCTGGTTTCAGGAGAACTCTGATCCTCAGCTCAGGATTTCGACTTGTTAAGAAAAAACTTTATTCACTGATTGGAACAACAGTCATTGAAGGGTcctaa